TGGTCGCGCCGTCGACGCCATACGACCTGAAGGGGATGATGACGTCCGCGATCCGCGACGACAATCCCGTCGTGTTCATGTTCCATAAATCGCTGCAAGGTCTCGGGTGGATGGATCAAATCGACGCGTCGATCGGCCACGTGCCCGAGGAGCCGTACACCGTCCCGCTCGGGAAAGCGAACGTCGTCCGGGAAGGGGAAGATGTAACGATCGTAGCCATTCAAATGATGACGCACCATGCGCTCGAAGCCGCGAAACGGTTGGAGGACGCAGGCATCAGCGCCGAGGTGATCGATCTCCGGTCGATCGTGCCGATCGACAAGGAGACGATTCTCCGATCCGTGCGCAAGACGCACCGGCTGGTCGTCGTCGACGAAGATTATTTGTCGTACGGCATGACGGCGGAAATCGCGGCGATCGCGGCGGAGGAGGCGTTGTACGATTTGGAGGCCCCGGTCGTGCGGCTCGCGGTGCCGGACGTGCCGATTCCGTACAGCCGCCCGCTGGAGCAGTTCGTGCTGCCGGGTCCGGCGAACATTTACGATGCCGTCGTCGACCTCATGAAGAAATAGAGAAATGAAGGAATGAAGGGTAGGGAGGAGAAGGACGGATGAGCGGCAAATGCGAAGTGAGGCTGCCGGAAACATCGCCCGGCATCGAGGAGAGCTTGGTCGTGTTCTGGCACGCGAGCGTCGGGGACCGGGTGGAGCGGGGGCAGGCGCTCCTCGAGGTGCAGACGGAGAAAGCGGTGTTCGAAATCGAAGCCCCGGCGGCGGGAGTCGTCAGCGACATCGTCGTGCCTCGCGGAGGGGTGGCGAAGGTCGGCGACGTCGTGGCGGTTTTGGCGACGGAGACGACCGAAGGGCTCGCCGGCGCGGCGCTTGAGGAGGCGCAGGAGGCCGCGGGAGCTCCGCCGGCCGCGGAGGAACGCGCGGGAAGCGGGGGCGTCCAGGTCGCTCCGAGACTGCGGCGGCTCGCCAAGGAGCTGGGCGTCGACCTCGCCCGCGTCGAAGGGACGGGGGCAGGCGGGAAAATCACGGAGGACGACGTGCGGCGGGCGGCGGACCGCGCCGCCGTGCCGGCCGCAGACCCGCAGTCCGCCGGCAGCGTCGTGCCGCACACGCCGATCCGGCGGACGATCGCGCGGCGCATGATGCAAAGTCTGCAGCAGTCGGCGCAGCTGACGCTGACGGCTTGGGCGGACGTGACCGAGCTCTCGGAACAGCGGAAGCGGCTGGCGCCCGGGGTCACTTGGAACGCCTGGGCGCTGCGCGCGGCCGTCCTGGCGCTGCGGGAGCACCCCGAGATCAATGCAGCTTGGGAAGAAGACGGGATCCGCCGGTTCGAAGACGTCCATTTGGGCGTCGCGGTCGACACCGAGGACGGCTTGCTGGTGCCGGTCGTCCGGGAGGCGCATCGACTGCCGCTGACGGAGCTGAACGCGGTCGTCGGACAGCTCGCCAAGAAAGCGAGGGAAGGGAGGCTGTCCGGCGCGGAGCTGTCGGGCGGTACGTTCACAGTGACCAATTTGGGCTCGCTCGGCGTCGAGTTTTTCACGCCGGTGCTGAACCCGCCGGAGAGCGCGATTTTGGGCGTAGGGAAGCTGGACAAAAGGCTGACGCTGCAGGACGGCCAAGCCGCGGAGCAAAGCCGCCTCCCGCTGAGCCTCACGTTCGATCACCGGGTCGTCGACGGGGCGCCGGCGGCGAAATTTTTGCAGTCTGTCGCGCATTTTTTAGGGCAGCCGGAGCGTTTGCTGTAAATAGCGGGCGGCAGCGTACGCAAGCGAAAACCTCGGATTCAGGCAGAGAGAGCATCGCCTCTCCCCGGACCCGAGGTTTTTTATTGCTGACTCGGAACGAGTAAATTGTATAGAAAACTTCCGCTTCACCGCGGTCGCTCATCCTTGGATGTACTTCGTTAGAAGTTTTTCTTATATAGGACGGTCTATTTTTGTAATTTTACATAAAGTTGCGTCATAAATAATAATTAAAATGAACTATTGATTTAAATGTGACTCATTATTATAATTATGACATACTAAATGTTCGATACTGATGTGCGTCGATGTAGTCGATAAGTCGGAGAGTCGGTAAGTCGGTTTGGCGCCCGCGGCGCCGGATTGGGACGGTCCGCGGGAACGATACGCATGGGAGGAGAACGGAACCATGGGGATTCACGGGGAGACGACGACGGTTGCGGAGAAACGGGGACAGCTCGGTACGGTCATCTGCGCGCGGTGCGGCGAGGTGATCGACACGCTGCCGACGAACGGGGTCAAAACGATGTACGGATTTTGCGGTCAGCCGGAGTGCCGGGCACGGAAAGACGCCGACGAGGGGGACGCGCGGTGACGGTGAAGTTGGTGTACGCCTTCGCGGAAGGCAGCGCGCAGATGAGCGCGCTGCTCGGCGGCAAAGGGGCGAATTTGGCGGAAATGGCTCGTGCGGGATTGCCGGTCCCGCCCGGATTTACGATTACGACGGACGCTTGCAAAGCGTTCTTCCGCGCGGGCAACCGGCTGTCTGACGATCTGCGGAAGCAGATCGTTGAGGCGCTGAAGCGGCTAGAGCAGGAGAGGGGGCAGCGGTTCGGCGATCCGGATGCGCCGCTGCTCGTCTCCGTCCGATCGGGCTCCGTTACGTCCATGCCGGGCATGATGGATACGATTTTGAATTTAGGCCTGAACGACGAGACGGTCCGGGGGCTGGCCGCTTCGACGAACGACGAGCGATTCGCGTACGATTGTTACCGGCGGCTCATCCAGATGTTCGGCAACGTCGTGATCGGCATCGAGGCGCACCGATTCGAGCGGCTTCTGCTCGCGGTGAAGCGCAGCTTCGGCGTCGCGCAGGATCAGGACATGCCCGCCGAAGGCTGGAAGCGTCTCGCGGCCGAATACAAGGAATGCATTCGCGAGGCCGCCGGGACCGAGTTTCCGCAGCAGGTGTATGATCAGCTGTCCATGGCGGTGGAAGCCGTCTTTCGCTCGTGGAACAATCAACGGGCGAAGGTGTATCGGCAAATTCACCGCATTCCGGACGATCAAGGGACCGCCGTGAACGTACAGTGCATGGTGTTCGGCAACAAGGGCGAAGACAGCGGCACCGGCGTCGTGTTTACCCGCAATCCGTCCACCGGGGACAACGTCCTCTACGGCGAATATTTGATCAACGCGCAGGGCGAGGACGTCGTAGCGGGCGTCCGCACGCCGATGAAAATCGATGCGCTTCGCGCCGATCTGCCGGCGGCGTACGAGGAGCTCGTGCAGGCGTGCCGCCGCCTGGAGCGCCATTACAAGGACATGCAGGACATCGAATTCACGGTGGAAAACGGGAAGCTGTACTTGCTGCAGACGCGAAACGGAAAGCGCAACGCGCAGGCCGCGCTCAAAATCGCGGTCGACTTGGTGAACGAAGGCGTTCTCAGCCGGGAGGAAGCGCTGCTGCGCATCGAGGCGTCCCATCTGGATCATCTGCTCCACCGCGGCATCGACGAAGACGCCGTGACGGAGGTGATCGCCGTCGGCTTGCCGGCGTCGCCGGGCGCGGCGGTCGGAAGGGCGGCGTTCGACGCGGATACGGCCGCCGCTTGGAAGAAGGCCGGCAAGCAAGTCGTGCTCGTCCGGTCCGAGACGACGCCGGAGGACATTCACGGCGTCCTGGCCGCGGAAGGCGTGCTGACGAGCCGGGGCGGCATGACGAGCCACGCGGCCGTCGTCGCGCGAGGCATGGGCAAGCCGTGCGTCTGCGGGTGCGAGGACGTGCGCATCGACATGGACGCGCGGCGGATGAGCGCGGGCGGCCGCATCGTGGAAGAGGGCGATTGGATTACGCTCGACGGCGCCACCGGCAGGGTCATCGCCGGAGCGGTGCCGCTCAAGGAAGCGACGGGGACGGAGGAGCTTCGCGTCGTGCTCGGCTGGGCGGACGACATACGCCGGCTCCGCGTGTACGCCAACGCCGACAATCCGGCGGACGCCGCCGCCGCGCGCGCCTTCGGCGCCGAAGGCATCGGCTTGTGCCGGACGGAGCATATGTTTTTCGATCCGTCGCGCCTTGCGGTCATGCAGCGGATGATCATGGCCGATTCGCCGGAGGAGCGGCAGGACGCGTTGAACCGGCTGCTTCCGGCGCAGCAGTCCGACTTCGAAGGCATGTTCCGAGCGATGGACGGACTTCCGGTGACGATTCGGCTGCTCGATCCGCCGCTGCACGAATTTTTGCCGCAGTCGGAGGAGTTGCAGCACAAGCTGAACAGCGCCGCCACTCCTGAAGAACGAGACAACTGCCGGCGGCTGCTCCGGAAGGCGGAGGAGCTGCGCGAAGCGAACCCGATGCTCGGGCAGCGGGGCTGCCGCCTCGGCATCGTCTATCCGGAAATTTACGATATGCAGATCGAAGCCATATTCAAAGCGGCGGCGGCCTGCATGGACCAAGGGATCGACGTGCGTCCGCAGATCATGATCCCGCTCGTCGGGGACGCGAGCGAGCTGAAGCTGCTGCGCGAGCTGGTCGATCGGGTGGCGGAGCAGGTGCTCGGCGCAGACAAGCGGAGGGACTGCCGCTACAAGGTGGGCACGATGATCGAGGTGCCCCGAGCGGCGTTGACGGCCGACCGGATCGCCGCCCACGCGGACTTCTTCTCGTTCGGCACGAACGATTTGACGCAGATGACGTTCGGGTACAGCCGGGACGACGCGGAGGGCAAATTCCTGACGCATTACTTGAACCGGAAGCTGCTGCCGCATAACCCGTTCCAGGTGCTGGACACCGAAGGCGTCGGCCAATTGATCGAGCTGGCGGTCGCGCGGGGCCGGGCGCGGAAGTCGTCGCTCAAGACGGGCATTTGCGGCGAGCACGGCGGGGACAAGGCGTCGATCCGGTTCTGTCACGAGATCGGCCTCGATTCCGTCAGCTGTTCGCCGTATCGGATTCCGATGGCGCGCATCGCGGCCGCGCAAGCGGCGATCGAGCTGCGCGAGTCGGAAGAGGAGGCGGAGGCGGAGGTCCGTTCGGCGGAAGCTTGCGCGGGATGAAGGAACGTTCGTCGGCGCCAGGACGGACGCAAAAACGCTGCCCGGATGCGAATCCGGGCAGCGTTTTTGTCATTCAGGCCGCGGGCGGCTGCGGCGTCGGCGTCGCCGGACCGACGTCCTTGTATTTCGCGTCGATCGCCTCCCGGATATCCTGCAGCGAAGCGCCGTCCTTCTTCATCGCCGCCGCTTCGACGGCGATCTGGAGGCATACGCCGCAGCGCGTGCCATGATCGTCCCACTCGACGGAGCCGTCGTCCCGAATTTCGGAGATAAAGCAGTTTTTGTTGCTCAAATGGCCGGCGCTCTCGCCGCAGCCGCAGTAGCAAGGGATAAAATCAAGCGTATCCGCGCTCATGGCGGCTATAAGATACGCATTGCGCACCGCCTCGGGCTGCTCGTCGAGGAACGACGGCAGAGCGGTCAGCGACGCGGTCGTCTCGCGCAAATCGCCGTTCGCCGTATGGTGAGCGTCGGCATGTTCGCCGGCATGACCGGCGCCGCCGTCTCCGGCCGCGCCGCATCCGGCAACCGCCAGCAGCGACGCGAACAAAATCGCGTGTCGGCCGAACGTTTTCATTATAGAAACCCTCCCAACCCTTCGAAAACTTTGTCCCTCATTGTATCACACGCGCCTCGAAGAACCTATGAACGGAAAACGACAGTTCTCGCCCGTTGGAGCTGCTCGGCAACATTTCCGCGCGAACGACCCGAGCGGCGCAAATTTTCCTCGGCGCGCTGCCGATTTTGATCGTGTACCCGTTCTTGCAGTGGTTCTTCATGAAAGGGATCGTGCTTGGAAGCGTGAAGGAGTAATCAACAGGAGACCGGCAAAGCGGCATTCGCTTACGCCGGTTTTTCCTTTTCGGGAAAATTTCGCTTGCATAAACTAATGCTATTAGTTATTATGTGAATAACAATAGTGAATACGGGAGGGCCGGCGATGAAGATCGAACGGTATGGAAACGTGTATCAAGTGACGTTTATGCCGAGGATGTTTCCGGTTAACTGCTATCTGGTTGAAGAAGAGGACTCGCTCACGCTGATCGACGCGGCGCTGCCGTATTCGGCGGGCGCGATCCTGGACGCGGCGGCGGCGATCGGCAAATCCATCGCGAACATCGCGCTGACGCACGCGCACGAGGACCATATCGGCGCGCTGGCGGAGCTGAAACGGCGGCTGCCGGAGGCGATCGTCGCCGTCTCGGAGCGGGACGCGCGGCTGCTCGCCGGCGACCGGTCGCTGCTGCCGGGCGAGCCGCAGACGCCGATCCGCGGCGGCGTGCCGAAGAAGCGGCAGCCGGCGCCGGACCGGCTGCTGCGCGAGGGCGACCGGATCGGGTCGCTCGAGGCGGTCGCCGCGCCGGGGCATACGCCGGGTTCGATGGCGTTCTTGGACGCGCGCAGCGGCGCGCTGATCGCCGGCGACGCGTTCCAGACGCGCGGGGGAACGGCGGTGTCGGGGACGCCGGTGCCGTGGTTCCCGTTCCCGGCGTGGGCGACGTGGCACGCCGATACGGCGCTGGAGAGCGCCAGGAAGCTGGCGGCGCTCGAGCCGAGCTTGCTGGCGGTCGGCCACGGGCCGGCGCTGCGGGAGCCGCTCGGCGCCATGAA
This genomic window from Paenibacillus sp. contains:
- a CDS encoding PCYCGC motif-containing (lipo)protein, which produces MKTFGRHAILFASLLAVAGCGAAGDGGAGHAGEHADAHHTANGDLRETTASLTALPSFLDEQPEAVRNAYLIAAMSADTLDFIPCYCGCGESAGHLSNKNCFISEIRDDGSVEWDDHGTRCGVCLQIAVEAAAMKKDGASLQDIREAIDAKYKDVGPATPTPQPPAA
- the ppdK gene encoding pyruvate, phosphate dikinase, which translates into the protein MTVKLVYAFAEGSAQMSALLGGKGANLAEMARAGLPVPPGFTITTDACKAFFRAGNRLSDDLRKQIVEALKRLEQERGQRFGDPDAPLLVSVRSGSVTSMPGMMDTILNLGLNDETVRGLAASTNDERFAYDCYRRLIQMFGNVVIGIEAHRFERLLLAVKRSFGVAQDQDMPAEGWKRLAAEYKECIREAAGTEFPQQVYDQLSMAVEAVFRSWNNQRAKVYRQIHRIPDDQGTAVNVQCMVFGNKGEDSGTGVVFTRNPSTGDNVLYGEYLINAQGEDVVAGVRTPMKIDALRADLPAAYEELVQACRRLERHYKDMQDIEFTVENGKLYLLQTRNGKRNAQAALKIAVDLVNEGVLSREEALLRIEASHLDHLLHRGIDEDAVTEVIAVGLPASPGAAVGRAAFDADTAAAWKKAGKQVVLVRSETTPEDIHGVLAAEGVLTSRGGMTSHAAVVARGMGKPCVCGCEDVRIDMDARRMSAGGRIVEEGDWITLDGATGRVIAGAVPLKEATGTEELRVVLGWADDIRRLRVYANADNPADAAAARAFGAEGIGLCRTEHMFFDPSRLAVMQRMIMADSPEERQDALNRLLPAQQSDFEGMFRAMDGLPVTIRLLDPPLHEFLPQSEELQHKLNSAATPEERDNCRRLLRKAEELREANPMLGQRGCRLGIVYPEIYDMQIEAIFKAAAACMDQGIDVRPQIMIPLVGDASELKLLRELVDRVAEQVLGADKRRDCRYKVGTMIEVPRAALTADRIAAHADFFSFGTNDLTQMTFGYSRDDAEGKFLTHYLNRKLLPHNPFQVLDTEGVGQLIELAVARGRARKSSLKTGICGEHGGDKASIRFCHEIGLDSVSCSPYRIPMARIAAAQAAIELRESEEEAEAEVRSAEACAG
- a CDS encoding dihydrolipoamide acetyltransferase family protein, with amino-acid sequence MSGKCEVRLPETSPGIEESLVVFWHASVGDRVERGQALLEVQTEKAVFEIEAPAAGVVSDIVVPRGGVAKVGDVVAVLATETTEGLAGAALEEAQEAAGAPPAAEERAGSGGVQVAPRLRRLAKELGVDLARVEGTGAGGKITEDDVRRAADRAAVPAADPQSAGSVVPHTPIRRTIARRMMQSLQQSAQLTLTAWADVTELSEQRKRLAPGVTWNAWALRAAVLALREHPEINAAWEEDGIRRFEDVHLGVAVDTEDGLLVPVVREAHRLPLTELNAVVGQLAKKAREGRLSGAELSGGTFTVTNLGSLGVEFFTPVLNPPESAILGVGKLDKRLTLQDGQAAEQSRLPLSLTFDHRVVDGAPAAKFLQSVAHFLGQPERLL
- a CDS encoding alpha-ketoacid dehydrogenase subunit beta, with the translated sequence MTTQKKRMLTGNKAMAEAIAQEMERDPRVFVMGEDVGVYGGIFGSTEGLFKKFGPERVIDTPISETAFIGAAIGAAAEGMRPIAELMFVDFFGVCLDQIYNHMAKIPYMSGGSVRLPMVLMTAVGGGYNDAAQHSQTLYASFGHLPGMKVVAPSTPYDLKGMMTSAIRDDNPVVFMFHKSLQGLGWMDQIDASIGHVPEEPYTVPLGKANVVREGEDVTIVAIQMMTHHALEAAKRLEDAGISAEVIDLRSIVPIDKETILRSVRKTHRLVVVDEDYLSYGMTAEIAAIAAEEALYDLEAPVVRLAVPDVPIPYSRPLEQFVLPGPANIYDAVVDLMKK
- a CDS encoding MBL fold metallo-hydrolase; protein product: MKIERYGNVYQVTFMPRMFPVNCYLVEEEDSLTLIDAALPYSAGAILDAAAAIGKSIANIALTHAHEDHIGALAELKRRLPEAIVAVSERDARLLAGDRSLLPGEPQTPIRGGVPKKRQPAPDRLLREGDRIGSLEAVAAPGHTPGSMAFLDARSGALIAGDAFQTRGGTAVSGTPVPWFPFPAWATWHADTALESARKLAALEPSLLAVGHGPALREPLGAMNDAIAEAEARLRDKR
- a CDS encoding GapA-binding peptide SR1P codes for the protein MGIHGETTTVAEKRGQLGTVICARCGEVIDTLPTNGVKTMYGFCGQPECRARKDADEGDAR